A segment of the Manis javanica isolate MJ-LG chromosome 10, MJ_LKY, whole genome shotgun sequence genome:
tttatttttaaaaacacccaGACTGAAGGTGGTCAAATCAAAAGAGACCCTCCTTGCTGATGCGAACACAGTGTTCAAAGAGCAGGCCGCCCGGACACCCACCGAATGGGTGCCCTGATCTTATGATATCAAGTTAGTGAAGGTCTGTCCCCAGGACCCCCAAGACAGTCAGTCATAACCAATAATCTTATTTCAAGATTAGTTTTTGATCTTGGGGTTAAAATAatcagacttttttcttttatccagaaagtaaaaaaattacagaGGCAAGAATTCTAGAGATCTCTAtacattacaaagctataatGCAAAATCTTCGGAACAATTTCTCTACCAACAGAAGAGTTACAAATATTTCAGTCAAAAACCTACATGTGTCCTTCTGTGTAAGCAGTATGAGAAGAGCTTATTTTGAGGAAGTTTATTGTTACATTTTGCAATAGTAGATGAGGCACAGCTATCTCTGCTTCAACAAGTCAATAAAAAAGGGTAACagtgaaagtaaaaaaatacaaaagcctAAGGTTTCTGTAGACAAAAACGGCTATAATCTATGTGTAGAAAAGTTGTAAATGCTTTAGTTCAGCCTTGCAAATAGTCACCTTCTTCTCCAATGATGACGAAGCCCAGAAGCTGGAGCTGGGGGCCCTTATGGGTTTCCCGGGAAGAGGCAGAGGGCCCCAGGCCTTTGGGACACCACACCCCACTTGCAGGCCATTGGGCAGCCTCACTCTGCTTACTTACATGCTTCCCACTCTGAAGGCCAGCCAGCAAGGGCATCAGGCTGTTTAAGAGAAAACGCACAGCCCTGGGCAGGCTGACCTACACCTGCTGGGGAGGCTTCTAATGACACCGGCTGTGGCGGCATCTCTACCAGAACCATGACCGCCTTCCCGGGTTGGTGGGGCAGCTCTGAACCTTAGCAGTCTGGTACGGCCCGGAACACTGCCCGGTGGGGAGCACTCACCACCTaggacccagctgcaaaaaaaaaaaagatcttagaACTGCCCCAGGGGAGCCTGTCAATGAGTGTTTTCCTTTAAACCATGGTCATTGGCACTGATCCTGGGTCACGTCCTTCAGTTGATAAGGAGCCACAGGAAGCAGTACAAAAACAGCAACTTTTCTCTAGCCAAAAAGATGCCAAATCCCAGTGCACACCAGCATACACCTGGAGCACCAAAGAGGAAGAGCTTCATGATGCCTCCTGGCTAAGAGCACTGTGGCAGCAAGGATGACTTAGAGGCAGGCTTTCCCTCCTTCTGGGTCAGCATCTGCCACAAATGAATGTGGATGTGGCTTGTGAGAATGAGCCAAGAGATGCAATGGGGACACGAGGACTGGGAACAGTGTGGCCTGAGGGCAAGCGCCCAGGATGGGTGTTTGAACCACAGTAACATTCTGGAGCTGGCTATAGACGAAGctgctttttcatttaaatgCTAGGCAAAGTCCTGTACGCACTAGACAGACTTTTTAGTAGAGCAAAACACAGTGGGGGCCGGTTTGGAATGTGATGTGTTTTTAAACACAGTGGAAGACACCTGGACAAAGGTCACTGGGCAAGTATCTGAGTGCAAGGGCTACTAGCTCACGTCGATGGCACAGCCTCTGGCCAGGTGGGAGCTGTGCTTGTAGTATTGACCTGTTATGTGTGCAGACAAGGAGGAAGGGACCCTGGGAAGAGTCAAATTTAAGGAGGCGCTGAAAATAGGGGCCGTTGTCTAAAGGCACTGGTGTAAGTGCTAGTTTTGAGAAACTTGGATTTCTCCATAGTCTGCAGGCTTCCCAAAAGGTCAGTGTTAGGCACTCACCAAGCAGCTGTGCACTAGGCTCTGCTGGTCACCTGGCCAGCTTTCAGAAGCCTGAGAGGACCGGAAGCTCCCTACTGCTTCCAAAAGAGGGACATGGGAAATGCAGCCACTGCAGGTCTCCAAAGATGACTGTAAGACACAGGGTCACCTTCCAGGTGAGCCGGCCAATGTTTCTGCCAGTCAGTGGGGGGAGGGAAGGGTGGGTATGGAGTGATGAGCACCAGTGTGCACCTGGTGGAGGAACATTTGCTGTCAGCAAGCTGTTTCCACCCTCTGCGGTGATGCTGGGCCCTCTGAAAGGCAGGAAGACCAGTGCCTGCTGCAGAGCATTAAGGCAAGTTCATGCTGTGGagcccctgctcccaccctctAAGCTGCGGCCCTCGGCCTGATCTAACACGCCAGGACCGGGGGCTATCAGGAAACTGGCacaaagagttttaaaaggcAACTCGCTGGCTTTGGGAGGTGGCCTTGAGGCCCCAGGGCCGGGGCCCTGAGTTTAGCAGCATCGGCATGCGCCTACAGTCAGGCAAAGCTTTCAGCCAGTCTGCCTCGCTGAAgacctgagggtgagggagagcCATCTGCAGGGCCACTGGTTTTTGTTGTTAGAGGCAGAGCGTGTGTGCACTCACACGCAcctgcgcgcgcgcacacacacacacacacactcacacacacgcctTGATTCAACTGCGTTACAAAGGAGTAAGTGTCTGGGAGGAGAGGGCGAGCTGTGTTACTAGGTTTATGCATCAGCTCCGAAGCCAGAGCTTGGGTTTCAGTAGTTTCACGCGCGCCCAGGGTCCAGTAGCCTCCGTCGGCCCCTTGTCCTACGCGCTCCTGGGCTCCCAGGCCAGGTGTGCACCGGTGCCCTGGGAGGCAGCCAGTGCGCGTTCACTGCAGCATGATGTCCTTCAGATTCTCCTGCAGGATGGTGTCCTTCACCGCGTGGAACACGAAGCGGATGTTCTCGGTGTCTATGGCGGTGGTGAAGTGGTGGAAGAGCGGCCTGCTGCGGTTCCGCCTCTTGCGGTCGAAGCACTGCACCAGGTAGCGCTGCACGTCCTCCAGCCTGTGCGGGTCACCTCGGAAGTCCGGGAAGTGCTTCCGGATGCTCACGGCCTTCACCTTCTCCACCAGGAGGTCCGTCTTGTTGAGGAACAGGATGACGGACACACTGAGGAACAGCTTGTTGTTCACTATGGTCTCGAAGATGTTCATGGACTCCACCAGCCGGTTGGTGCGCCGGTCCTCCATGAGCACCTGGTCATACTCGCTGGAGGACACCATGAACAGGATCGATGTGATCCCATCGAAGCACTGGAACCACTTCTGGCGCTGTGACCGCTGGCCGCCCACATCCACCATCTTGAAAGGGATTTTCTTAATGACGAAGTCGTGCTCCACGATGCCCTTGGTGGCCTTCCTCGCCAGCAGGATGTCCTGCTTGCTGGGGAAGTAGTTCTGTAAGATACAGGCCAAAGGAGAGACTCAGGAGGAAGAACATGGGAGAACAGGAAAGGAGAGTCAGACTCACACGCGAGAAGCTGAGCCGAGCACCAAGACAGCTCCTGCTCACGAGGCTGGATTCGCCATGGAACGGAAAGTGAGGGCACTGAGTGCGCTTCAGATGCAGTGGGCTCATGCTCGGAGGCCCCAGTCCGGAACCCACCCATTTTCTGTCCCAGGGAAACTGGCCATCTTCTTTGTTTCTGCACCACAGCTACATTGTAATTTTTCTAACTTTCAAAGCATATGTATTCCAAAACTTTACTATGAACTAATTTAATTTAGGTTTGCAAAGTTGTTTAAATTTAGTCTGCAATATGTTTAATATGTTATTCTTGGAGAACTCTCAAAGTCTTTACTTAGCAACACAGGAACTGCGGTCACTCTTGAGGCACTTTGATTCCACACCATGAAAGACCTGCAGTGAGTACTGTGCATAAGCACTTAGACAGCAGGCTTGCCAAAACACCAGATGATGGTGAAGCCTGTAGTTCCAGCTCCCAAAGCACAGGTACATGGGGACAATCACGTTCAGTAACCCTGCAGGGACAGAAGAGCAAAATCCAGGAGAGAAACCCTAGGGAGAAAGACTCCAGCGACTCCTACATAGAAGCTacaaggaaggaaagatggaggGAGAAACCTACACATCAAAAGAAGTTTGGGTGGTGTGGGCACAACCTTCGTAGGAGGCTGACACCAACTGGTGGAGTAAAGCAGCTTCTCCAAGCAGACAAACAGGGCAACTGGGAAAATCGCCACACTGACAGTGGCTAGCTGATAAGCAGGGGCAGCTGTTGGTTTTTAAGGAGCGATATGGTCCAGTGGTTATGACTCTCAGCGGCTTCCCTGCTGATACACTTGGAACTATTTCCGATGAAACAATAGGGTGATTTGCTcctggagggcaggtggggctggggcagtgAGATTGGCTATGGGTGGTGATTGTTGAACCTGGGGTTTCGTTTGACTGTTTCTGCATATATTTGAATTTGCCctaataaaaagttaaaggaaaTCTGTTTACTAACTAAAGAAGTCTTGCCTCCTCTGTGGTGACCCGGGTGAAGGGTTCTTACAGAGACACCACTTCACATCTCCATTCAGCAGTGACTAAAGGCTCACGAGCAAGAATGTGAACACTGCCTCCACAAGAATgaggccaccctggcctctgcgCACCCCTCCCCGTCCCCACGGGACACAGAGCACGGACAAAAGCCCGAGAAGGCGCTGCGAGCCTCGCACCTAGACCGCTCTGGTCTCAGGTGTGTTCTAGCGCCAGGGCGGCTTCTTAGGGCGGGTCTCTACTCACCAGCTGGCCGATCCGGTCCAGGTTGTCCAGGAAGTACTTCACTGACTCACCCTGTCACGGAGGAAAAAGACTTAGACTCAGTCTTGGTG
Coding sequences within it:
- the GNA12 gene encoding guanine nucleotide-binding protein subunit alpha-12 isoform X2 gives rise to the protein MSGVVRTLSRCLLPAEAGGARERRAGGGGARDAEREARRRSRDIDAGLARERRAVRRLVKILLLGAGESGKSTFLKQMRIIHGREFDQKALLEFRDTIFDNILKGSRVLVDARDKLGIPWQYSENEKHGMFLMAFENKAGQPVEPATFQLYVPALSALWRDSGIREAFSRRSEFQLGESVKYFLDNLDRIGQLNYFPSKQDILLARKATKGIVEHDFVIKKIPFKMVDVGGQRSQRQKWFQCFDGITSILFMVSSSEYDQVLMEDRRTNRLVESMNIFETIVNNKLFLSVSVILFLNKTDLLVEKVKAVSIRKHFPDFRGDPHRLEDVQRYLVQCFDRKRRNRSRPLFHHFTTAIDTENIRFVFHAVKDTILQENLKDIMLQ
- the GNA12 gene encoding guanine nucleotide-binding protein subunit alpha-12 isoform X3; this translates as MFLMAFENKAGQPVEPATFQLYVPALSALWRDSGIREAFSRRSEFQLVTGLEPLTVSGLPDTATEKGKGPSWQKPLHSLFCCLQFSEKQRKCRCIQMQPQLRGQTWTGESVKYFLDNLDRIGQLNYFPSKQDILLARKATKGIVEHDFVIKKIPFKMVDVGGQRSQRQKWFQCFDGITSILFMVSSSEYDQVLMEDRRTNRLVESMNIFETIVNNKLFLSVSVILFLNKTDLLVEKVKAVSIRKHFPDFRGDPHRLEDVQRYLVQCFDRKRRNRSRPLFHHFTTAIDTENIRFVFHAVKDTILQENLKDIMLQ